Proteins encoded by one window of Fusarium graminearum PH-1 chromosome 1, whole genome shotgun sequence:
- a CDS encoding proliferating cell nuclear antigen: protein MLEARLDQASLFKKVVDAIKDLVQDCNFDCNDTGIQLQAMDNSHVALVSMMLNAEAFSPFRCDRNISLGVNLTSLTKVLRAAQNEDVLTLKAEDGPDVLNLQFENVENDRISEYDLKLMDIDQEHLGIPDTKYAATIKMPSMEFRRICTDLMAMSESVMIEASKDGIKFSCNGDIGNASVTLRSNTNMDKPKENVEIELEEPVALTFSLKYLVNFCKAAGLSDHVSICLSNEVPLLVQYEISGSQSHLRFYLAPKIGDED from the exons ATGTTGGAAGCACGACTCGACCAAGCCTCCCTTTTCAAGAAGGTGGTCGATGCGATCAAGGACTTGGTGCAGGACTGCAACTTCGACTGTAATGACACTGGCATTCAACTCCAGGCTATGGATAACTCCCACGTTGCTCTCGTGTCCATGATGCTCAACGCCGAAGCCTTCTCTCCTTTCCGCTGCGACCGCAATATCTCTCTCGGTGTGAACCTCACATCTCTCACCAAAGTTCTCCGTGCTGCCCAGAACGAGGATGTCCTTACActcaaggctgaggatggCCCTGATGTGCTGAACCTCCAGTTCGAGAACGTCGAGAACGACCGTATCAGCGAGTACGACCTCAAGCTCATGGACATTGACCAGGAGCACTTGGGTATCCCCGATACCAAGTACGCTGCCACTATCAAGATGCCCTCGATGGAGTTCCGACGTATCTGCACAGATCTCATGGCTATGTCAGAATCAG TCATGATTGAAGCTTCCAAGGACGGTATCAAGTTTTCATGCAACGGCGATATCGGCAATGCCTCCGTCACCCTCCGAAGTAACACCAATATggacaagcccaaggaaaACGTTGAAATTGAGCTGGAGGAGCCCGTCGCCCTTACATTCTCTCTCAAGTATCTTGTCAACTTCTGCAAGGCTGCCGGCCTGTCCGACCACGTCAGCATCTGCCTCTCCAACGAGGTCCCTCTGTTGGTGCAGTATGAGATCTCTGGTAGTCAAAGCCACCTCCGATTCTACCTTGCTCCTAAGATTGGTGACGAGGATTAG
- a CDS encoding FK506-binding protein, producing MSAVPGPVYGLEVPPGEILIPAAMEFPASSLSVAGASFATPLVLPAGDLNSNQKILQFRITMAAVDPTEEPEADGEGNIPTVPRSTLRLVKRALPGLEDEDDEIDDEYMKALLAGSDDEEDSDEEANGGPSDPAKAKKQRQAAAIKKLLESAQEESDEEMEDAKPNGKAKGKAKATEESDDDEDEDSDDDSEEGADLENFVICTLDTERNYQQPLDITVNHGEKVFFVVTGSHTIYLTGNYIMDDDEDDEDSEDEDEYDLSPDELEYGLEGDDSDASDDLDGLEDPRVEEIDTDEEEAPKLVAANKGKNKRAAEEAAGLDELITKEDAKLSKKQQKKLKNNKGEAVAAEEKKDAKKVQFAKNLEQGPTGSTTEKPKQAKDSKPATGVKVVQGVTVDDRTVGNGRTVKSGDTVGVRYIGKLQNGKQFDANKKGKPFSFKAGKGQVIKGWDIGVIGMAIGGERRLTIPAHLAYGSRGLPGIPANSTLIFDVKLLEIK from the exons ATGTCTGCTGTGCCTGGTCCCGTTTACGGCCTCGAGGTCCCGCCTGGCGAGATCTTGATTCCTGCCGCCATGGAGTTCCCTGCTTCT TCGCTCTCAGTCGCTGGCGCATCATTTGCGACACCGCTTGTCTTGCCAGCTGGAGACCTGAATTCTAACCAGAAAATCTTGCAGTTCCGCATCACAATGGCTGCCGTGGACCCCACCGAGGAGCCCGAGGCCGATGGCGAGGGCAACATCCCTACCGTCCCTCGCTCTACCCTGCGCCTCGTCAAGCGTGCTCTTCCTGGcctcgaggatgaggatgatgagattgacgaCGAGTACATGAAGGCCCTTCTTGCTggttcagatgatgaggaggactCCGATGAGGAGGCCAACGGTGGCCCTAGCGACCCtgccaaggcaaagaagcagcGACAAGCTGCTGCCATtaagaagcttctcgagtCCGCCCAAGAGGAGTccgacgaggagatggaggatgcCAAGCCCAacggcaaggccaagggaaaggccaaggccaccgaGGAGtccgacgacgatgaggatgaggactCCGACGATGACAGCGAGGAGGGTGCCGACCTTGAGAACTTTGTCATCTGCACTCTCGACACCGAGAGG AACTACCAGCAGCCTCTCGACATCACCGTCAACCACGGCGAGAAggtcttctttgttgtcaCCGGTTCCCACACTATCTACCTGACCGGAAACTACATcatggacgatgatgaggatgacgaggactccgaggacgaggatgaatACGATCTCTCTCCCGACGAGCTCGAGTACGGCCTTGAGGGTGACGACAGTGATGCTAGCGACGACCttgatggacttgaggaCCCCCGTGTCGAGGAGATCGACactgacgaggaggaggcccCCAAGCTCGTTGCCGCCAACAAGGGAAAGAACAAGCGCGCCGCTGAGGAGGCCGCtggccttgacgagctcatcaccaaggaggatgCTAAGCtctccaagaagcaacaaaagaagctcaagaacaacaagggcGAGGCTGTCgctgccgaggagaagaaggacgcCAAGAAGGTTCAGTTCGCCAAGAACCTTGAGCAGGGCCCTACCGGTTCTACTActgagaagcccaagcaggccaaggaCTCCAAGCCTGCCACCGGTGTCAAGGTTGTCCAGGGCGTTACCGTTGACGACCGAACTGTTGGCAACGGCCGCACTGTCAAGAGCGGCGACACTGTTGGTGTCCGATACATCGGCAAGCTCCAGAACGGAAAGCAGTTCGATG ccaacaagaagggtaagcctttctccttcaaggcCGGCAAGGGCCAGGTCATCAAGGGTTGGGACATTGGTGTCATCGGCATGGCCATTGGTGGCGAACGCCGTCTTACCATTCCCGCCCACCTCGCCTACGGCTCCCGTGGCCTCCCCGGCATTCCCGCCAACAGCACCTTGATCTTCGATGTCAAGCTTCTGGAGATCAAGTGA
- a CDS encoding thymidylate synthase, with the protein MTISQNNTDPSPSNGSKFINHEENQYLDLVREILETGERRPDRTGTGTFSIFAPRPLKFALNNNGTPILPLLTTKRVFTRAVIAELLWFIEGNTSSKSLSEAGIKIWDGNGSREFLDNLGLQHREVGDLGPVYGFQWRHFGAEYVDAKTDYTGQGVDQLAEIIHKLRTNPYDRRLVLSAWNPADMKKMVLPPCHMFAQFYVSYPRSKDENSEEKPQGHLHCQLYQRSCDMGLGVPFNIASYALLTHMMAHVCELVPGSLTHVMGDAHVYLDHVDALKVQLEREPRNFPELEIAREKGGSIDGWKADDFTVKGYDPHKTIAMKMSV; encoded by the exons atgaccaTCTCACAGAATAACACAGATCCCAGTCCCTCTAATGGCTCAAAATTTATCAACCATGAAGAGAACCAGTACCTTGACCTCGTTCGGGAAATTCTTGAGACCGGCGAGCGTCGACCAGATCG TACCGGTACAGGAACATTCTCAATCTTCGCTCCTCGACCCCTGAAATTcgccctcaacaacaacgggACCCCCATTCTCCCCCTCCTTACCACGAAGCGTGTCTTCACTCGCGCCGTCATTGCCGAGCTCCTCTGGTTCATTGAGGGTAACACCTCTTCCAAGAGTCTCAGTGAGGCCGGtatcaagatctgggatgGAAACGGCTCGCGCGAATTTCTCGATAACCTTGGTCTTCAACATCGTGAGGTCGGCGACCTAGGTCCTGTATACGGCTTCCAATGGCGGCACTTTGGCGCTGAGTACGTCGATGCCAAGACAGATTATACCGGCCAGGGCGTAGACCAGCTTGCCGAGATCATTCACAAGCTACGAACCAACCCTTATGACCGCCGCTTAGTTCTTTCTGCCTGGAACCCTGCcgacatgaagaagatggttcTACCGCCTTGTCATATGTTTGCCCAGTTCTACGTATCCTATCCCCGAAGCAAGGACGAGAACTCAGAGGAGAAGCCCCAAGGACACCTTCACTGTCAGTTATATCAACGATCTTGCGACATGGGTCTGGGCGTTCCCTTCAACATTGCTAGCTACGCGCTGCTGACACACATGATGGCACACGTCTGTGAGCTGGTCCCTGGAAGCCTTACCCATGTCATGGGTGATGCTCATGTGTACCTCGATCACGTTGATGCCCTCAAGGTCCAACTTGAGCGCGAGCCGCGAAACTTTCCCGAGTTGGAAATTGCCAGAGAAAAGGGTGGAAGcattgatggatggaaggcAGATGACTTTACCGTCAAGGGATATGACCCCCATAAAACAATTGCTATGAAGATGTCTGTATGA